The genomic DNA CTTGAGCTCGGGACTCAGCGCGTCAACACACCCGGATCCAGGCGGAACATGGACACGAGCACCTACAGGGGCAGGTCGCTCCGCGAGCGCGGGGGGATCGGATGTCGGTTGCGTGGATCATGGCGAGGGAAGATGTCGGAAACCGGTTTGGGGGACAAGCGCGGCCGGTCAGCGGTCTCAGCCAAGGCGATCCACGGTTGGCCTTTGGTGCGAATCACTCACCCGCCGAGAGCCCGCAAAACTGCTTCGGGCTCGCGGTCGATGACCGTGAGCAGGACGCGGGCTGCGCGGTCGGGCACCCGCCGTCCCTGTTCCCATTCCTGAACGGCCCGTACATGGAGGCCGAAACTGTCGGCGAACCTCTGGCGGCTCAGCTTCATCCGCTTGCGCAGCGCCAGGATGTGCTCGGGGGCCGGGTCGTCGACGATTCGGCAGGGAAGGGGTCTGGTGCCACGCACATGGGCGAGCACTTCGCCGAGGGCTCCCTCCAGCTCGTGTCCCAAATCGGTTCGCTGGCTAGTCATCGGCATCGCTCCTCCTTCTTGATCGCGGCAACGAGTCACGAAGAGCATAAGGTGCGGCAATGCCGTATCCAGAGCAACAGCACTCTGGGGCCATGGCGGTCCGGTTGCTGGAATCTGCGAACCCCCCCACCTTCGACGGGTTACAAGACCCGCTGCAGCCGGGACAGCTTGAAGGGAGATTTGAGATGAAGAGGCACTTGACGGCGATCGTCGAACGTGAAGGCAACGGGTACGTAGCTTTATGCCCGGAGGTGGATGTTGCCAGCCAGGGAGACTCCGTGGCCGAGGCGCGCGCGAATCTCCAGGAAGCAATCACGCTCTTCCTCGAAACGGCGTCCCCCGAAGAGATCGAAAGACGCTGGCGCAGCGAAGTCTATGTGACCCAGGTCGAGGTCGCGGTTGGGTAGGCTGCGTGTTCTTTCCGGTCGCGATGTCTGCCGGATTCTTGCTTCTCACGGCTTCCTCGAGGTCCGACGACGAGGCAGCCATATCGTGATGCAGAAACTCGAAGAGACGGGAACCGTCACTGTGCCGATCCCGGATCACCGCGAGTTACGCACCGGCACGCTGAGATCGATCATCAGGCAGTCCGGGCTGTCCCGTTCGGAATTCGAGTGACGGCGTCGGTTGCATGGCACTCGGGCCGTCCGCACCCGCTCGGACGTCTGGATGGGGTGGCTTCACGGAAGAATCAGCGGCCCCAGCCACAGGACCCATAAAGGACCACCCACGGCCACGCTGCCCACCAGCGTCGGGACGACGATCCGGATCCTCCGGCCTCGGGGAATCGCTGTTACGAGGAACCAGTATCCCAGCACGAGACAGGTGAGACCGAGCAGAAGGAGAAGGGTCTCGGGGATCCCCGTGAGGGCCGCCAACCAACCCTCGTCCGTGTTCGATGGGAACGGCAGCCGACCGCGGAGCTTCGAGACCAGGATCGGAATCGCTCCCAGCCAGCGCAGCGGGGTCACGAGCCCGACTCCGAGAACCACTGAGAGCGGGCCTGGGCCGAAACGGCGGACCGCAAGCACGCAGGCGATGACCGTCAGGTAGGTGACGATCACTCCCGCGGCCACGCCGACCGCCACCTGCCACGGTTGAACGATCGCCGCCGCCGCCTCCACGTCCCCCGCCCGCACGAGCCTGCCGAACTCCCCGGAACCGGACCAGCTGGCAGAGCCGTACCGCAGGACCGGATCGGGGAATCGGAACGCGACGAACGCCGCGAAGTGCCCGAGTTCGTGTACCAGCACCGCGATGGGGAAGGCGATCGCGCCGCCGCTGACGCTGGTCAGCCATTTGCCGGATCGTAGCCAACTCATCGGATCACTAGGGGTTGGTGGTTTCGTCAGAAGGTCGCCCTCCGACCTCCGAACGTGTATCCCACCGCGTCCGTCATTCGGTGGTGATCGGATCGTTGATTTCGTCTGCGCTTGGGCGATGGATGGACCTGTTTCTACGGCACCAGGATCCCGGCGTGCATCGTGGTCATCGACAAGCGGAACGGTATGCGCCCATGCCTACCGAATCACGGCCACCATCAGAACGGGAAGCGGCAGCGGAACGGCAACCAGCAGTGCTCGTCCCACCAGTCGTAGCCTTCGTCCGTCTTGAGGTCGAGCCCCTCGGGTGCTGCCCCATCTGGCGCGAAGGCCTCGGTGACCAGCTTGCCGAACGGAGAATTGGGGTTGGCGTCATCACCGCTGAACGACACGTCAACGTGCCGGTAGGGCGTGCTGACGATGTCCAGGATCTCCCGGGCGGTCAGCCCCGTCCTGGCGCGAACTGCGCCGAGGGCGACCGCGGTGTCCGCTATGGCGTACCCTGCGTTGTGATTCCCCATCACGCCCCTCCCTTCACTCACTTCAGGTTACCGATTCTCCACGAACGCGTGCACCGCGACCCGCTGGACATCCACGTCATCCAGTGTTCGTACCAGCGCCCAGTCCCGGCCGATGTCCAGCAGGAGCGTGCGGGGAGGCAGCACGAGCGTACGGATCCATGTGCCATCCGCGGCGAAGGCGAACCACTCACTTGGCTCTCCCGGGCGAACGTAGTCGTGCACCCATAGTACGCCGTCGTCTCCGATCATGAGTCTGTCGTAAGCGGGAAAGACATCGGGCACGTTCTCGCTTTCCCATGCCCACCGGCGCTCGAAGCGTGCGCGCCAGTCGGGATTGCCGCCACGCCGGTAGCTTCCCTCAAGCGCGTCACGGTATCGGTCGACATCCCTCTGCGTCACGTTCAGATCCGGCCCCTGCCAGCGGATCCGCCGAATCGTCTCGCCCGTCCACCCAATCAGTTCCACCTCGTAGTCCTCGCTGCTTCCAAGCCAGATGCCCTCATTGGCCGCAGTAATCGCTACGCTGTGCTCCCAGATGCTTCCGGGCATGGCGCTCCCGGGTCCGAGATATCTCCTTTCCGAGCCCGGGATCCGCTGGCGCACCGTGGTGGCGGCAGTGTCGCCCAACTCCACCCAGCCAAGCGTCATCAACTGACGGTAGAGTTCTTCGGACGCGAGGCCCTCGATGGTTTGGTCGCTGTCTCCCGTGAAGCCCAGGCGCCCGTTCGGTGCGCACCCAAACCGCCGGATCGGCAGTCCGTTGTACAACAGACGGTAGTCGTCGACGAGATCCCCTTCGTCGTTGAACACGGAGACTCGTTGGGTCCAGATGTCGTAGACGACGATCCGGTCCGCGCTCACGCACCCGTGGACGATCTGGACGTTCTCGAATTCCCCTGGACCTTCGCCTTCGCGGCCGCGGCTCCACAGATGTTCGCCGTCCGCGCCGAAACGCTGGATACGGAAGTTCATCCGGTCGGACACTACCAAGCTGCCATCGGCGAGCAGCGAGCCAGCGTTGATTTCGCCGAAGAGGTATTCGTCAGGCCCGTCGAGCATCCCGACAGACAGCACTGGATCGGCCGACAGGCGCACTTCAGCGGCGGGTCGCGACTGAATGGACTGCGCGCCGATGAACTGACTTGCCGTGGCCAGTGCCAGTGCCGACAAGGCGGCTGCCAGAACGAGAAACCTCATTGCGACGACTCCGCGTGCTCGGAAGACCTGGGAAGTTGCCAATCGTAAGGCGCAGGGGTCCGGGCCACAACTCGGACGCGCTGGACTGCCGAGACGCTTTCGAGTCACGTTGTCCCCATTCGCTCCGCCGCCTCGATGAACCGGCCACGGATGTCGGCCGCAACCTCCTTGACCTGCCGTGGGGCACGAATCTGATTGCCTGCGTGTTCCTCAAGGGCGACGACGAGAGGCCAAAGGTCGGCGGACCTGGCGGTATCGTCGGCGAAGACAGCCAGCAGATCACGGGGCGAGATTCCGGCTCCGACCAATGCCGGCACCAGGCGTAGCATTTCGTGTATCGTCGCTTCGTGGTCTGACGGGGAGGCAGCGTAGGCGACCCGGAACTGCCCGATCGAGGCTCGATGTTCGGCTCGAACCGCCAAAGCCAGAGCCCTCGCGCCGGCGATGCGACACTTGAGCCACGCGACCCAGGGCACTCCAAGGAACTCTTCGCTGTCGTTCGTCCAGAGGCGGGCGATGTCTTCCAGTTGGCGGCAACTATCGAGCGCTTCGTCGGCAAGACCGATCTCAGCCTGCGCCATGCACTTGTAGCTCAGGGCAACGGCCGTGTGCCGTCCGATTCCTCGACGAAGCACCTCCGACTCCGCTGCCTCGACAGTCGCCCGAGCATGGTCGATGCCACGCGGATGTCGACACGACCATTACCATGACTCGGGTGGCCTCGAAGGTCGCACCGGCGGCCGTCGTCAGGACGATGTCCGTCCCCCCGTAGTCGACCTCCGTCACCGCTTCCAGGAACCGGATGTCCAAGCCATCCGCCAGAACGTCGGCGACCTGCCCGTATCCGGAGGAAGGTGCGACGAGTCAGCGCGGCGGACGAGGCGTGGACACGGCGTTCATGCGGAATGTCGGGCAAAGCGAAACGGTGACTTGTCATGTCCGCTTCCAGATTGCCTCCCACTGGACCCAGCGGCCCGCTTCCGGGGGCGTGCGCACCGCAACGTCCTCACGAGGTTCAGCCAGGAGAGCAAAACCATCGCGGGTCAAGGCCAATAGTTCGTCGCGCGCATAGAAGTGGACGGGGAGACCGCGCTTGGGACCGGCTTCGTACAAGACCGTGAACCCGCCAAGTTCATTCCGTTCGATGACGGTGTGCGGCCACCGCACCTGAGTCGACGCGGCATTGACGCGAAGGAAGAAGAGGCCACCGAGGGACAGCAGCGACCTGACTCGCGAAAAGTACTTGGACACGTCGGCAGCTACGCCATGCTGAAGCACCTGAATGGCGATCACGTAGCCGAAGCGGTGCTGGCTGGCGAACTCCCGGAAGTCGGCGCAGATCAGTCGCGCGGGCTTCGCAGACTCTCGGGCGGCCAGTTGGCGAAGCGCTTCGGCCGAAAGATCGAGACCGAAGAGCCGCAGTCCCGACCTCGCGAGCGGAAGGTAGTTGCGACCGTTTCCGCACCCTATGTAGAGCCCCTTACTCTCGGCGAGCGAGCTGGCGCGCAGCGTGGCGAGGATCTCTGCCGTGAAGGGGAGGGGAGGCTCGTCGGCGTATCGGCCCTGGCGATACTCCGTGTCCCAGCGAGCCGAGACCAGAGATCGATTCGTCTTGATCGTGGTCACCCGATGCGACAGTTGGCTCACGCCGCCCGCACCCGCTCGATGAACTCTTCGCCGGTACGGCATTCCAGCGACGCGCCGCTCACCTTGTCGATGTCTTCGGAGTCGGAGAACTCCGCAAACAGCTTGGACAAACGCCCGGCCGTCTCCTCACCGAATCTTCGGGTCGCCAGTTGGCCCAGAACCTGCCGGGCGCCCTCCCGCGCTCCCCGGTCGAACAACTCATCCAGACTGCGCTCGAATTTGCCCACCACCACCTCCCCACGTTCTAGGTTTGCCTGATCCAATAGCACGCACGGATCGTCCCGCCTTCGACCATTCACCACTAGCTGCGGATCGTTCCGGGAACCGCAGCGGAGCCGACGGGGAAGGCTGCTCTCCACGAGACCAGGCGGAAGCGTCCTGATTCCGACCGGTGAAAGAGGTCGCCCACCCAAGTTGGGCCGCTCCAGGGTCCCTCGCCGCGGTAACGCAACAGCCTGATTTCGACGGCCTGAGCAATCCGTCTCATACCGCCATGTATTCGCCCAGCCAGCGATCCGATACTTACCGGCGGCACCGGGCTCACAGCCTCGCACGATGCCGCTCTGCCGCCAAGCGAGCCCCCCTGGCCGGAGTCCGGATTGGATCGAAAGGACGACAGGCATCTCCTGCTGCTCTCACAGCCATTCGACTTCGAACGCCTCGTCGAGTTGTGTCGGCACACGCATGAGGAGACGCGGCGTTCGGCTGCCCGCGCCGTGGATCGCTCGCTGGTCGTGCGGAATTGGCTGTTCGGATGGTACATCGTGGAGTACGAGCAGAGGGGCGCAGACCGGGCCGAGTACGGCGCGCAGGCGCTCAGGAAGCTCTCGGCGGCGCTGCAGGAGAGGATCGGACGGGGGTTCTCCGTGCGATACCTGAGGCAGTTCCGGCGTTTCTACGTGGAGTTCAAGGAGGTCGTGCCGGAGTTCGAGAAGCGGCGGACGGCGTTTTCCGTTTCCGTCACCGAGAAGATTCGGCAGACACTGTTTTCCGAATTGCCCGTTTCGCATGGCGAGGAGTCAGGGGCTTCAGTGCCCGTCCTCCTTCTGCAGCGGTTCCCGCTCGGCTGGTCCCACTACGTCACCCTGCTGTCGGTAACCGACCCCGAAGCCCGCCGTTTCTACGAGATCGAGGCCGCGGACAACGGCTGGAGCGTCCGCGAACTCAAACGGCAGCTGGACAGCTCCCTGTACGAGCGGCTCGCGCTCAGCCGCGACAAGCACGAGGTTCGCCGTCTCGCCCGCGAGGGACAGGTCGTCGAAAAGGCGTCGGACCTGATCAAGGATCCGGTGGTGCTGGAGTTCCTCGGTCTGGAGGAGACGCCTGCGTATTCCGAGAGCGACCTGGAGATCGCCATCATCGACCGGCTCCAACAGTTCCTGCTGGAGCTTGGCAAGGGCTTCCTGTTCGAGGCGCGCCAGAAGCGCTTCAGCTTCGATGACAGTCACTTCTTCGTCGATCTCGTATTCTACAACCGCCTGCTGCGCTGCTACGTGCTGATCGACCTCAAGACCGGGAAGCTGACCCATCAGGATCTCGGCCAGATGCAGATGTACGTGACCTACTTCGACCGCTACGTGAAGACCGATGACGAGCTGCCGACCGTCGGGATCCTGCTCTGCGACCGGACAAACGACGCCGTGGTTGAGCTGACGCTCCCCGAGGACGCCAACATCTACGCGTCGAAGTACCAGCTGTATCTGCCGTCGAGAGACGAGCTTGCCGATCAGGTGGCGAGAGTTCGGCGGGAGATTGAGGGGTGGGGAGGTAGGGGGGATGGATGACGCAGCAGTTCCTCACCGGTTCCATCTGGCTCGAAATCTCGAAACTCGTGTCTCATCTACCGACTCGCCGCCAAGAAAGAACAGCGTTTCGTCATCGCCCCCGACCAGGCGGCCCGGAACCGCGGTGTAGACGTTCCGCAGATTCAGATCGGCATCATACTCGGCAAGCAACGACACGCCGTTTTCTCCCGAACTCCTGTACTGTCTGTACACACTGCCCCCGACGTACGCGGCGCCGATGGTCATGGTCGCTCGTTCGATCCATTCGCGCGTTGCCTGATCCATGGCAACCGGCTCGTCGCGCGGCAGCAACTGCGACCATAGAGGCGGCTCCGACGCCTGCGTGCAGATGTGAGCGCCGGTCTCGGAGAACAGATGAACGGCGGGTGTCACATCGAGCCCCAGGGCCAGCGAGCCGCCCGGTAAGGAGACCGCCCAAACACCATCGACGATCATCCGGGTATCGAAGAGGAGTTGGTCGGCGGGAAGGAACGATTCCGAGCTGGTTCCGTCAAGGGAATAGATCCTGGCCATGTCATTCCCTTCCCCCGGCGTGGTGACCATCCCTCCGATGAGAAAGGCGGATTCATCAATGGCCACCACAGTTCTTGGGTCCAGTTGGTCGCCTAGCGGGAACGTACTCAGGACCTCGCCCGTCGTGTCGAAGAGCGTCGCGAGCACTCTGCCGGCATCAAGGGTCAGGATCCGGTCGTCCGACAGGAATACGGCACCCATGAGAGCCGTGAACTCGCCAGGACCCTCGCCTTCACCCCCGATCACCTGGACGATACGCCCTTCGCTGTCGGCAACCTTCAGGTCGAGACTGCGGCTGTCTGTCAGAAGGAGTTGGCCGGACGGCGAAACACTCAGCGTCCTGATGGACAGCACGGCGGTGGGGCCGGTAGCGCCGAACACCAGAGGCTCAAGCTGGGTGAACGCGCCTGCGAAGTTCCGTGTGGCGACGTCTGCAGGATGGGGACCGCATTGCAGGCCGGTCGCGGTTTGCGGCTCCTGGTCGCAGTTGAACGAGAGTAACGCGGCAACCAGCAGCGACAAGGGCCTGGCCCGGGCGTAGCCACGGGAATCCGGGTCGATCATGGTTCGTTGAGTCCTCATGGTTGAAAGCGGACCGATGTCTTCGACCAAGGCAATTCCTTCGATGCCTCTCGCCGCCCCATCGGTTGCCCAGACGTTGCGCTGCGCAAGATGGCCGCGTTTCTCGACCGGGACTTCCGAAGGATCGAAACCTACCTGAAGTACGCCCCGCGACATCTACGTCGGGTTGTTCGGGCGGAACTACGGCAGTGAGGATGCCGGGCCGGCGCGCATGAATCTACGGCCGCTGACGACCCAACCACCCGGAAACGAGGAAAGAGTCTCCTTGGCATCAAACAAGAGTAATACCGTGCCGGTTGGCACGGTTTGCCGTTCCCGCCGGTAGGACAACTGACAGCCAGCAACGGGCCGGAACGTCGACCCAACCGACGGTGGCCGAATGGGAGGTGTGCGATGATCGAAGATATCAGGGGTGCTGCAAGCGGATTCGGGGTGCGCTGGACCGTTCTCTGCGGGCTCGGCCTGGCGGGCGGGCTGGCCGTCGGCTTGGGCCTGGCAGCACCGGTCGAGGCGGTCGTGGGCATGATGTTGGTGACGCCCGTCATCCTGGCGTTGGCCGGCTCGATGTTCGGCGCCGCCCAGTGGCTGGCCCTGGGAAGGAACCCGCGGTTGGGCGCGTCATGGGTCGCGACCTCGGGTATCGGCCTCGGTATCGGCATGACCATCGGCATCGTGTTGGTCGAGATGCTCGGCCAGGCATTGGCCGACGAGCCAATGCGCCTGCAGGCGCTCGACATGCTCGGCCGACTCGGCGGGTTGACGTTCGTCGGGGCATTCGCCGGCCTGGGGCTGGGCGCGGCGCAGTGGCTGACGCTTCGTCCCGCGGCGCCGATGGCTCGCCGGTGGATAGTCTTGTGCGTCGCCGGATTCGGCGCCGGACTACCCGCCGGCAGTTTGGCCGCGGAGCTCGTGGGGGGGCTCCAGAGCCCGGTCGGTTTCGCCGCTTTCCTGGGAGTCGCCGGATTGACACTGGGAGTGTTCACGGCCAGGGGCGGGGCGGCGATTGCCGCCGGACTCACGCCTCGACGCGCAGACTGAACCGGCGGCGCGGCTCCTGACGCGGGTAATCCAGCCCGATCCGGTCTCGACCATTCTGGTGAGCGCCCACCGCAATGGCGGGCTGGATGGACGTTCGGTGCCGTCGTTTGGCTTATGGCTTACTCTGCAGCAGGGGCGTGATGACGAAAAGCGATCGATCCGGGCTTCTCGAGGACGCCATCCAGGTCGCGCTCGACAACCACCGAGGTGAAACCGACCAGGACGGCGAGGTCTTTGTCCGGCACCCGCTCCGCGTGATGGAGAACGTTCCGGAGGACGCGCGGGTGGTCGCTGTCCTGCATGACGTGGTCGAGGATGGAGGGTCGATCGACGCGGTGCGCGCGAGGCTGACCGTGGAAGAGCTCCAAGCTCTCAACCTGCTCACGCGGAAGGCCTCGGATCCCTATGACACCTATATCGAGCGGATTGCAACGTCCGAGAACCGGATCGCGGTTTGGGTGAAGCGGGCCGATTTGACCGATAACCTGAGGCCTTGCCAGAACTGTCCGGAACACCTCCGGCCGAAGTACGCGAAATCACTCGAGCGGCTCGGCCAGCTGGATGAATTCGACAACGACGAGGAACGACCGCTTGACGGATCGTCACCGGTGGCGAGGCATCCAACGAGGGCGGCGGACGCTGCCTCGGCAGACGGCGGAAAGGATAAACCTTGGCGGACGCAGTGGCCATGTTGGACGGCGGAGTCTACCTGAATGCCGGGATGAAGAGCGGAGAGACTCCTGCTCCACATCGCGTTGACGCGCCTATGGCGAGAGTTCGGGCAATCGTCGCCGGTCGGTGGAGGATCTGACCCCCGGATCTTGAACATCCCACTGTGTGGAGTTGACCTCCGCCCTTCCACGCAGGGTAGGCGACGGGCTTGCTCCGGCGCAACGCAAGGTCCTGCCGTGCGGCAGTTTGAGGTTGGATTACGAAATAATCTCCTGATTCAGGTGAGAAGGGCGGATCGGACACCCCAAACGCCCGGAGCTACACAATTCCGAGCTGTGCGCGACTTGCAAATCCTCTTGATATCGCTCTGACGTTCTCCGGGCGACTCTAGCGTAACGCAAACGCAACGCCTAGCATTGGATCCTGCCAAGCACAACGCAGGTCCGGGACCGGTGCTGCGGGATCGGGTCGCTGGACCCAATAATGCGCCGAGAGGCCGGCCATGTCCCGTCCCACTCTCCTCATTGTGTTCCTCGCGTCCTTGGGACTGCTGGTCGCGGGGTGCAAAGGAGAGTACGACCCGACCCTGCCTCCGGAAGGCGCAACGACCCTTGCGGTCACACCGGAGACCCAT from Gammaproteobacteria bacterium includes the following:
- a CDS encoding PDDEXK nuclease domain-containing protein, translated to MDRKDDRHLLLLSQPFDFERLVELCRHTHEETRRSAARAVDRSLVVRNWLFGWYIVEYEQRGADRAEYGAQALRKLSAALQERIGRGFSVRYLRQFRRFYVEFKEVVPEFEKRRTAFSVSVTEKIRQTLFSELPVSHGEESGASVPVLLLQRFPLGWSHYVTLLSVTDPEARRFYEIEAADNGWSVRELKRQLDSSLYERLALSRDKHEVRRLAREGQVVEKASDLIKDPVVLEFLGLEETPAYSESDLEIAIIDRLQQFLLELGKGFLFEARQKRFSFDDSHFFVDLVFYNRLLRCYVLIDLKTGKLTHQDLGQMQMYVTYFDRYVKTDDELPTVGILLCDRTNDAVVELTLPEDANIYASKYQLYLPSRDELADQVARVRREIEGWGGRGDG
- a CDS encoding type II toxin-antitoxin system HicB family antitoxin; the encoded protein is MKRHLTAIVEREGNGYVALCPEVDVASQGDSVAEARANLQEAITLFLETASPEEIERRWRSEVYVTQVEVAVG
- a CDS encoding type II toxin-antitoxin system HicA family toxin, translated to MGRLRVLSGRDVCRILASHGFLEVRRRGSHIVMQKLEETGTVTVPIPDHRELRTGTLRSIIRQSGLSRSEFE
- a CDS encoding class I SAM-dependent methyltransferase, whose translation is MSQLSHRVTTIKTNRSLVSARWDTEYRQGRYADEPPLPFTAEILATLRASSLAESKGLYIGCGNGRNYLPLARSGLRLFGLDLSAEALRQLAARESAKPARLICADFREFASQHRFGYVIAIQVLQHGVAADVSKYFSRVRSLLSLGGLFFLRVNAASTQVRWPHTVIERNELGGFTVLYEAGPKRGLPVHFYARDELLALTRDGFALLAEPREDVAVRTPPEAGRWVQWEAIWKRT
- a CDS encoding transcriptional regulator translates to MTSQRTDLGHELEGALGEVLAHVRGTRPLPCRIVDDPAPEHILALRKRMKLSRQRFADSFGLHVRAVQEWEQGRRVPDRAARVLLTVIDREPEAVLRALGG